A region of the Bombus pyrosoma isolate SC7728 linkage group LG15, ASM1482585v1, whole genome shotgun sequence genome:
GCAAATGGCTCCCCGCGCCTCGGTTCGACCACTCAATTTCGATGCGGGGAGATGAAGTATCGCCCGGCGGCAAATTGAGCGTGTTTGAATCAGTGAATTCTCATTGGCTCTACATTATGTATTGCTTGTAGGAAATACGATCTCAGCGAATCAGACtcattacaatttaattacatataattaaatatttataatatataattaaacttaattatgttttctatttaatataatataaaatagaattaacataatataaaaataatataattaatttaagcaagaattaaaagttttataataaaataagtagtataataagattataattaataaaattaaaattaaagttataaatataatataatataattataatcaagtataataaaatctcaaaaaatttgttattattttatatgaaaataatttacaatttttccctCAAAACGGAATTGatgttgtaatttttattttacacaatacaaaacattttttgtcGTGGTCATTCACTCGGTAAGTCACTACTAATCAACTTAATCTCTATTATATAActacttatttataaataaatatttcgaataaattaaatattaaaaatatataaatgacacttgtgtatataaaatgctttattttgtatctttcttaataaacaaatataataaaaggaaaaatgattaatgttaaattggtattaaattattgttctgCAATAACATGTTCTGGCACAACTTTTGCTACTTTCCTGAATTCTTTTCGCAATGTTTTAGGACATTGCATTTGTGTCCAATTAATGGGTATCATAGCTACACCTGTAACACGAAGATTAgtaagaatagaaaataattttacctttATTTACTTACCTTCCTCACTATGTGCTATCACTACACCTAATTCATTTTCTGCTGTACTTAGTTGATAAGTATGTGCTTCTGTCATTGGCATCTAATTAATACAtaggaaattattcaaaattttaccaacaataacatattttttttgcAAACGAGCTCAAGGATACAACTCTTGCAAGAATAATATCTCCAGGTCTAAAGCACTTatacatttgaatattatctttatctATTGCACGAACATCTTCTTTCCTTAAAATTCCTCTGTAAGGTCTTGTCAATACAATGTCACctatacattttatactaCATTTACAAAATCTTTGATTAACAATAGTAACCATAGCTGTTACAATATCACCAGGTGCAGGAACAATGCTTTGTTCTGTTATTCCATGGACTTCTATGGTACGaatctaaaatttaatatatcattattattattattattaaaaataattatttaatatataatattatgaaatttatataataaatctcaatattgaacaatatttaatgtaattaataattaacaattacaataaagatatttcataataaaatacagtttgACTAATATCCAACAATGTCTAATCTATATTGctatttaaatcattttaattccttactcacattttctttttttattaat
Encoded here:
- the LOC122575539 gene encoding exosome complex component CSL4 is translated as MDKDKDIIVCVPGQRLCVSDKFNIAGPGTYEQQGYIYSKLVGVVKLIKKENIRTIEVHGITEQSIVPAPGDIVTAMVTIVNQRFCKCSIKCIGDIVLTRPYRGILRKEDVRAIDKDNIQMYKCFRPGDIILARVMPMTEAHTYQLSTAENELGVVIAHSEEGVAMIPINWTQMQCPKTLRKEFRKVAKVVPEHVIAEQ